In a single window of the Leisingera daeponensis DSM 23529 genome:
- a CDS encoding trimethylamine methyltransferase family protein — protein sequence MAETGARKRRGGGRAGAAARRGSAALEQMPWQIPVNIDRPTEPLTEEGIQAIHEGAMRILEEIGVVFLNPEALEIFKQAGVKVEGELVKMDRDFVMEMVGKAPREFSITPRNPDRAIPLGGNHILFGNVSSPPNYWDMELNKKVAGNREQCRNLLKLTQYFNCIHFAGGYPVEPVDIHASIRHLDVLYDKLTLTDKAMHAYSLGKERVEDVMEMVRIAGGLSHEEFDAKPHMYTNINSTSPLKHDFPMIDGCLRLARRGQAIVVSPFTLAGAMAPVTMAGAVAQSIAESLCAIALFQYVRPGTPCVIGTFTSNVDMKSGAPAFGTPEYMRSTQMTGQMARFYGLPMRSSGVCAANVPDGQAVWETSNSLWAAVQSGTNMVYHAAGWLEGGLIASPEKFIMDCEILQQIERYMQPQITATGPEEIALDAIREVGNDGHFFGIQHTQDRYATAFYQPFLSDWRNYEAWEAAGATWTAQRAHKLFKEIIAEFEEPPIDPAIRDELADFVARRKSEGGAPTDF from the coding sequence ATGGCAGAGACAGGCGCACGCAAGCGGCGGGGCGGGGGCAGGGCAGGCGCAGCGGCCCGGCGCGGCAGTGCGGCACTGGAGCAAATGCCCTGGCAGATCCCGGTCAACATCGACCGGCCGACGGAGCCTTTGACAGAGGAGGGCATCCAGGCGATCCACGAGGGTGCCATGCGCATCCTGGAAGAGATCGGCGTGGTGTTCCTGAACCCGGAAGCGCTGGAGATTTTCAAGCAGGCCGGCGTCAAGGTCGAGGGCGAGCTGGTCAAAATGGATCGGGATTTCGTGATGGAGATGGTGGGCAAGGCGCCCCGCGAATTCTCGATCACGCCGCGCAACCCGGACCGGGCCATTCCGCTGGGCGGCAACCACATCCTGTTCGGCAACGTGTCCTCGCCGCCGAATTACTGGGACATGGAGCTGAACAAGAAGGTGGCGGGCAACCGCGAGCAGTGCCGCAACCTTCTGAAGCTGACCCAGTATTTCAACTGCATTCACTTTGCCGGCGGCTACCCGGTGGAGCCGGTGGACATCCATGCCTCGATCCGGCACCTAGACGTGCTCTATGACAAGCTGACCCTGACCGACAAGGCGATGCACGCCTACAGCTTGGGCAAGGAACGGGTCGAGGACGTGATGGAGATGGTGCGGATCGCGGGCGGCCTCAGCCATGAGGAATTCGACGCCAAGCCGCATATGTACACCAACATCAACTCCACCTCGCCGCTGAAACACGACTTCCCGATGATAGACGGCTGCCTGCGGCTGGCGCGGCGCGGCCAGGCGATTGTGGTGTCGCCCTTTACCCTGGCCGGCGCGATGGCACCGGTGACCATGGCGGGCGCCGTGGCGCAGTCGATTGCCGAGAGCCTCTGTGCGATTGCGCTGTTTCAATACGTGCGCCCCGGCACGCCTTGCGTGATCGGCACCTTCACCTCCAACGTTGACATGAAATCGGGGGCGCCGGCCTTCGGCACGCCGGAATACATGCGCTCGACCCAGATGACCGGGCAGATGGCGCGGTTTTACGGGCTGCCGATGCGCTCATCGGGCGTCTGCGCGGCCAACGTGCCGGACGGGCAGGCGGTCTGGGAGACCTCGAATTCGCTGTGGGCGGCGGTGCAGTCGGGCACCAACATGGTCTACCACGCGGCCGGCTGGCTGGAGGGCGGACTGATTGCCAGCCCGGAAAAGTTCATCATGGATTGCGAAATCCTGCAGCAGATCGAGCGCTACATGCAGCCGCAGATCACGGCCACCGGCCCGGAAGAGATCGCGCTGGATGCGATCCGGGAGGTGGGCAACGACGGCCATTTCTTTGGCATTCAGCACACCCAGGACCGCTATGCGACAGCCTTCTATCAGCCATTCCTGAGCGATTGGCGCAACTATGAGGCCTGGGAGGCGGCTGGTGCCACCTGGACCGCGCAGCGCGCCCATAAGCTGTTCAAGGAAATCATTGCCGAGTTCGAGGAGCCGCCGATCGATCCCGCGATCCGCGACGAACTGGCGGACTTTGTTGCCCGCCGCAAGTCCGAGGGCGGCGCGCCCACCGACTTCTGA
- a CDS encoding heme NO-binding domain-containing protein, translated as MHGLINRAIQAFVTSTYGADRWEEVMEEAGLGFTEFEAMLFYTDEQSGRMLAAMEKVLARPLPEMLEDMGTFLVSNPQVEALRRLLRFGGVNYVEFLHSLDDLPDRARLAVSDLHLPGLELVEQAPQQFELVCQPGLPGYAYVLMGVLRAMADDYGDLVFLDHSGTQGGAEVISITVVETKFAAGREFDLGAHSL; from the coding sequence ATGCACGGTCTGATCAACAGAGCGATTCAGGCTTTTGTGACCAGTACCTACGGGGCGGACCGCTGGGAAGAGGTTATGGAAGAGGCCGGGCTCGGGTTCACCGAGTTCGAAGCGATGCTGTTTTACACGGATGAGCAATCGGGCCGGATGCTGGCGGCAATGGAAAAGGTCCTGGCACGCCCTCTGCCGGAAATGCTGGAGGACATGGGCACCTTCCTGGTGTCCAACCCGCAGGTGGAGGCGCTGAGACGGCTGCTGCGCTTTGGCGGCGTGAATTATGTGGAGTTCCTGCATTCGCTGGATGACCTGCCGGACCGGGCGCGGCTGGCGGTATCGGACCTGCATCTTCCCGGGCTGGAACTGGTGGAGCAGGCGCCGCAGCAGTTCGAACTGGTGTGCCAGCCGGGGCTGCCCGGCTATGCCTATGTCCTGATGGGCGTTCTGCGGGCGATGGCCGATGATTACGGCGACCTCGTGTTTCTGGACCACAGCGGCACCCAGGGCGGCGCCGAGGTGATTTCCATCACCGTGGTGGAAACCAAGTTCGCCGCCGGGCGCGAATTTGATTTGGGGGCGCACTCGTTATGA
- a CDS encoding GGDEF domain-containing protein, protein MMTLQQLTQMAGVVCPMYVIADPKGRIVSAGPTLKKLRPQLTWEGRRFFRVFDLSRPRSVRSVDDLLRTSGSKLHLQFRDAPQTGLKGVCTPLPDGQGAFINLSFGISVLEAVRDYDLTSADFSPTDLTIEMLYLVEAKSAAMEASRQLNLRLQGAKIAAEEQAFTDTLTGLKNRRAMDHVLRRLIASGREFALMHLDLDFFKQVNDTLGHAAGDAVLQQAARIMVECTRQSDTVARVGGDEFVMILEGVLDTARLAAIAKRLIQQLEEPIPFGAQTCRISASAGTTLSTWQKVPDPQQLLNQADLALYAAKRAGRAQHCFYRDGMEKDEAGSCSSGADEPRAAAGGAAS, encoded by the coding sequence ATGATGACACTCCAGCAACTGACGCAGATGGCCGGCGTGGTCTGCCCGATGTACGTTATTGCCGATCCCAAGGGGCGGATTGTCTCAGCCGGGCCGACCCTGAAAAAGCTGCGCCCGCAGCTGACCTGGGAGGGGCGCCGGTTCTTCCGGGTGTTTGATCTGTCGCGGCCGCGCTCTGTGCGCTCAGTGGATGATCTGCTGCGCACCTCGGGCAGCAAGCTGCATTTGCAGTTCCGCGATGCGCCGCAGACCGGGCTGAAAGGGGTTTGCACGCCGCTGCCGGACGGGCAGGGCGCATTCATCAACCTGTCCTTCGGGATCTCGGTTCTGGAAGCGGTGCGCGATTACGACCTGACCAGCGCCGATTTCTCGCCCACCGACCTGACCATCGAAATGCTCTATCTGGTGGAGGCGAAATCCGCCGCGATGGAGGCGTCGCGCCAGCTGAACCTGCGCCTGCAAGGGGCGAAAATTGCCGCCGAGGAACAGGCGTTTACCGACACCCTCACCGGGCTCAAGAACCGCCGGGCAATGGATCATGTGCTGCGGCGGCTGATCGCCAGCGGCCGCGAATTTGCGTTGATGCATCTGGACCTGGATTTCTTCAAGCAGGTGAACGACACGCTGGGCCATGCCGCCGGCGATGCGGTGCTGCAGCAGGCGGCGCGGATCATGGTGGAATGCACCCGCCAGTCGGACACGGTGGCCCGGGTGGGCGGAGATGAGTTTGTGATGATCCTCGAAGGCGTGCTGGACACCGCGCGGCTGGCGGCGATTGCCAAGCGGCTGATTCAGCAGCTGGAGGAACCCATCCCCTTTGGCGCCCAGACCTGCAGGATCTCTGCCAGTGCGGGCACCACCCTGTCGACCTGGCAGAAGGTTCCGGACCCGCAGCAGCTGCTGAACCAGGCGGATCTGGCGCTTTATGCGGCCAAACGCGCCGGGCGGGCGCAGCACTGCTTCTACCGGGACGGGATGGAGAAGGACGAGGCAGGCTCGTGCAGCAGCGGCGCGGATGAGCCGCGGGCGGCGGCGGGCGGCGCAGCGTCCTGA
- the recJ gene encoding single-stranded-DNA-specific exonuclease RecJ — MSFLGVEQSLSGRRWVGPGVEVDRASEMMAQQTGLPRSVCQVLARRGVSAMEAKGFLEPKLKELLPDPREMKDMEAAAARFLQAVQRKQRIAVFADYDVDGGSSAALLLVWLRQMGLEATLYIPDRIDEGYGPNVPAMQELAAAHDLIICVDCGTLSHEPIAAAKGADVIVLDHHLGGETLPDCVAVVNPNRQDESGDLGYFCAAGVVFLMLVEAGRQMREAGAKGPDLMALLDLVALATVADVAPLIGANRALVRQGLKVMAARKRPGLVALSDVSRMDSAPSTYHLGFLLGPRVNAGGRIGKADLGARLLSTDNPHEAAALAERLDQLNTERRDIENAVRAAALDQAEARGLEAPLVWAAGEGWHPGVVGIVASRLKEAAGRPAVVIGFDGEEGKGSGRSVSGVDLGASIQRLAAEGLLVKGGGHKMAAGLTVMRDKLEPAMERLSELLAKQGAGQGGPADLKLDGALMPGAATVELIGQIEQAGPFGAGAPAPRYALPDLQVRFAKKVGESHLKLSLSDGMGGGVDAICFGAFDTALGPRLLEHGGARFHFAGRLEINTWGGRQSPQLRLEDAAEA, encoded by the coding sequence ATGAGCTTTTTGGGTGTTGAGCAGTCCTTGAGCGGGCGCCGCTGGGTCGGGCCCGGCGTGGAAGTGGACCGGGCGTCGGAGATGATGGCGCAGCAAACCGGCCTGCCCCGGTCAGTCTGTCAGGTGCTGGCCCGCAGGGGCGTTTCGGCGATGGAGGCAAAGGGGTTTCTGGAACCCAAGCTGAAGGAGCTGCTGCCAGACCCGCGCGAAATGAAGGACATGGAGGCCGCCGCCGCCCGGTTCCTGCAGGCGGTGCAGCGCAAACAGCGGATTGCGGTCTTTGCCGATTACGACGTCGACGGCGGCAGCTCTGCCGCGCTGCTGCTGGTGTGGCTGCGGCAAATGGGGCTTGAGGCGACGCTTTATATCCCGGACCGCATCGACGAGGGCTATGGCCCCAACGTGCCCGCCATGCAGGAGCTGGCCGCCGCCCATGACCTGATCATCTGCGTCGACTGCGGCACGCTGAGCCATGAGCCGATCGCCGCCGCCAAGGGCGCCGATGTGATCGTGCTGGACCACCACCTGGGCGGCGAGACGCTGCCGGACTGCGTGGCGGTTGTGAACCCCAACCGGCAGGACGAAAGCGGCGACCTGGGCTATTTCTGCGCCGCCGGCGTGGTGTTCCTGATGCTGGTCGAGGCCGGGCGGCAGATGCGCGAGGCGGGCGCCAAGGGACCGGATCTGATGGCGCTGCTGGATTTGGTGGCGCTGGCCACCGTCGCCGATGTGGCCCCGCTGATCGGCGCCAACCGGGCGCTGGTGCGCCAGGGGCTCAAGGTGATGGCAGCGCGCAAACGCCCAGGGCTGGTGGCGCTGTCCGATGTCAGCCGCATGGATTCCGCCCCCTCCACCTATCACCTGGGCTTTTTACTGGGGCCGCGGGTGAATGCCGGCGGGCGCATCGGCAAGGCCGACCTGGGCGCGCGATTGTTGTCAACGGACAATCCCCATGAGGCTGCCGCCCTGGCCGAACGGCTGGACCAATTGAACACCGAACGCCGCGACATTGAAAACGCCGTGCGCGCCGCCGCTTTGGACCAGGCGGAGGCGCGCGGGCTGGAGGCGCCGCTGGTCTGGGCCGCTGGCGAGGGCTGGCATCCGGGCGTGGTGGGGATCGTCGCGTCCCGCCTCAAGGAAGCCGCTGGCCGCCCTGCGGTTGTCATCGGCTTCGACGGGGAAGAGGGCAAGGGATCGGGCCGGTCCGTATCCGGCGTCGACCTTGGCGCCTCGATCCAGCGGCTGGCCGCCGAGGGGCTGCTGGTCAAGGGCGGCGGCCACAAGATGGCAGCGGGCCTCACGGTCATGCGCGACAAGCTGGAACCGGCGATGGAGCGGCTGAGCGAACTTCTGGCCAAGCAAGGCGCTGGCCAGGGCGGCCCTGCCGATCTGAAACTGGACGGCGCCCTGATGCCCGGTGCCGCCACGGTGGAGCTGATCGGCCAGATCGAACAGGCCGGCCCCTTTGGCGCCGGCGCCCCTGCCCCGCGCTATGCGCTGCCGGACCTGCAGGTGCGTTTTGCCAAGAAGGTCGGCGAAAGCCACCTGAAACTGTCGCTCAGCGACGGGATGGGCGGCGGTGTGGATGCGATCTGCTTTGGCGCCTTCGACACCGCCTTGGGGCCGCGGCTGCTGGAGCACGGCGGTGCCCGTTTCCATTTTGCCGGACGGCTGGAAATCAATACCTGGGGCGGCCGCCAAAGCCCCCAACTGCGCCTGGAGGATGCTGCCGAAGCGTGA
- the glpX gene encoding class II fructose-bisphosphatase, giving the protein MTSNTSDAPFYDRMLSLGLARVAEQAALASASLIGRGDEKAADQAAVNAMREQLNLLDIAGVVVIGEGERDEAPMLYIGEEVGTGNGPGVDIALDPLEGTTLTAKDMPNALTVIAMGPRGSMLHAPDTYMDKLAIGPGFAEGVVSLEMSPRERVEALAKAKGCAPSDITVCILERPRHEAMIAEVRETGASIRLITDGDVAGVMHCAESGTTGIDMYMGQGGAPEGVLAAAALKCMGGQIFGRLLFRNDDEKARAAKAGITDLDRIYSRDEMVTQDVIFAATGVTGGSLLPRIKRQPGWVETTTLLMRSKTGSVRRMSYRTPVAPHQM; this is encoded by the coding sequence ATGACTTCGAACACCTCTGACGCGCCCTTTTATGACCGCATGCTGTCGCTGGGCCTGGCCCGCGTTGCCGAGCAGGCCGCCTTGGCCTCTGCCTCGCTGATCGGCCGCGGCGACGAAAAGGCCGCCGACCAGGCCGCCGTGAACGCCATGCGCGAGCAGCTGAACCTGCTGGACATCGCCGGCGTGGTGGTGATCGGCGAAGGCGAGCGCGATGAGGCGCCGATGCTGTATATCGGTGAGGAAGTCGGCACCGGCAACGGCCCCGGCGTCGACATTGCGCTGGACCCGCTGGAAGGCACCACCCTGACCGCCAAGGACATGCCCAACGCGCTGACCGTGATCGCGATGGGACCGCGCGGCTCGATGCTGCACGCGCCCGACACCTACATGGACAAGCTGGCCATCGGCCCGGGCTTTGCCGAAGGCGTGGTGTCGCTGGAGATGTCCCCGCGCGAGCGTGTCGAGGCACTGGCCAAGGCCAAGGGCTGCGCGCCGTCCGACATCACCGTCTGCATCCTGGAACGCCCCCGCCATGAGGCGATGATCGCCGAGGTGCGCGAAACCGGCGCCTCGATCCGCCTGATCACTGACGGCGACGTGGCCGGCGTGATGCATTGCGCCGAAAGCGGCACCACCGGCATCGACATGTACATGGGCCAGGGCGGCGCCCCCGAGGGCGTTCTGGCGGCAGCAGCGCTGAAATGCATGGGCGGGCAGATCTTCGGCCGCCTGCTGTTCCGCAACGACGACGAAAAGGCGCGTGCCGCTAAGGCAGGCATTACCGACCTGGACCGCATCTATTCCCGCGATGAAATGGTCACCCAGGACGTGATCTTCGCCGCCACCGGCGTCACCGGCGGCTCGCTGCTGCCGCGCATCAAGCGGCAGCCGGGCTGGGTTGAGACCACCACACTGCTGATGCGCTCCAAAACCGGGTCTGTCCGCCGCATGTCTTACCGCACGCCGGTGGCACCGCATCAGATGTAA
- a CDS encoding homoserine dehydrogenase has protein sequence MTEPLRLGIAGLGTVGIGVVKIIRRHAALLEARTGRPVVISAVSARDASKDRGISLSGYAWETDPVALAVRDDVDVFVELMGGHEGAAKAATEAALAAGKDVVTANKALLAIHGQALAEQAEAAGRVIRFEAAVAGGIPVIKSLTESLAGNEITRVMGVMNGTCNYILTQMQATEQGYNALFEECGRLGYLEADPNLDVGGIDAGHKLALLASIAFGTKPDFDSVQLEGIQRIQLADIHAAADMGYRIKLLGVAQRTARGLEQRMSPCLVPADSPLGQLEGGTNMVVIEGDSIEQVVLRGPGAGEGPTASAVMGDVLDLARGLRIPTFGQPAETLQQAPAAQTGLPAPFYLRMGLLDKPGALAKVAAILGEAGVSIDRMRQYGHSEPVAPVLIVTHKCTRATLDAALDGLSATDVVDGTPVALRIEEV, from the coding sequence ATGACAGAACCGCTTCGTCTTGGGATTGCAGGTTTGGGCACGGTTGGCATCGGCGTGGTCAAGATCATCCGCCGCCATGCTGCGCTGCTGGAGGCACGGACCGGGCGCCCGGTGGTGATTTCCGCGGTGTCGGCCCGCGACGCCAGCAAGGACCGCGGGATCTCGCTGAGCGGCTATGCCTGGGAAACCGACCCGGTGGCGCTGGCGGTGCGTGACGACGTGGATGTGTTTGTCGAGCTGATGGGCGGCCACGAAGGCGCAGCCAAGGCGGCGACCGAGGCCGCACTGGCCGCAGGCAAGGATGTGGTGACCGCCAACAAGGCGCTGCTGGCGATCCACGGGCAGGCGCTGGCCGAACAGGCCGAAGCCGCGGGCCGGGTGATCCGTTTCGAGGCCGCAGTTGCCGGCGGTATCCCGGTGATCAAATCGCTGACCGAAAGCCTGGCCGGCAATGAGATCACCCGCGTCATGGGGGTGATGAACGGCACCTGCAACTACATCCTGACCCAGATGCAGGCCACCGAGCAGGGCTATAACGCGCTGTTCGAGGAATGCGGCCGCCTGGGCTACCTGGAGGCCGACCCGAACCTGGACGTGGGCGGCATCGACGCAGGCCACAAGCTGGCGCTGCTGGCCTCCATCGCCTTTGGCACCAAACCGGATTTTGACAGCGTGCAGCTGGAAGGCATCCAGCGCATCCAGCTGGCAGACATCCACGCCGCCGCCGACATGGGCTACCGGATCAAGCTTCTGGGGGTGGCGCAGCGCACCGCCCGCGGGCTGGAACAGCGCATGTCGCCCTGCCTGGTGCCAGCCGACTCGCCGCTGGGACAGCTGGAAGGCGGCACCAACATGGTGGTGATCGAAGGCGACTCGATCGAGCAGGTTGTGCTGCGCGGCCCCGGCGCCGGCGAAGGCCCGACCGCCAGCGCGGTGATGGGCGATGTTCTGGACCTGGCCCGCGGCCTGCGGATACCCACCTTCGGCCAGCCCGCCGAAACTCTGCAGCAGGCCCCGGCCGCCCAGACCGGCCTGCCCGCGCCGTTCTATCTGCGCATGGGGCTTCTGGACAAACCCGGCGCGCTGGCAAAAGTGGCGGCAATCCTTGGCGAAGCGGGCGTCTCGATCGACCGGATGCGCCAGTACGGCCATTCCGAACCGGTTGCGCCGGTGCTGATCGTCACCCACAAATGCACCCGTGCCACCCTGGATGCAGCGCTGGACGGCCTCTCCGCGACCGACGTGGTCGACGGCACCCCCGTCGCCCTGCGCATCGAAGAGGTCTGA
- a CDS encoding TetR/AcrR family transcriptional regulator: MARTQGSHSDITGPRIREAALRLFAQHGYAAVSMRQIASEVGVQAGALYNYTPDKQSLLFSLMSSHMEELQAAWDAVPRAAGAMERLRAFTGFHIRFHLERPDAVFIAYMELRNLTEENFTVIESLRRDYENGVEGILKEGVEQGVFAIPDTKIATLAVIAMLNGVNTWYRSEGRLSLDEVEQAYWNMVQKALSA, translated from the coding sequence ATGGCACGCACCCAAGGTTCCCATTCCGACATCACCGGCCCCCGCATCCGCGAGGCGGCTTTACGGCTGTTTGCCCAGCATGGCTACGCCGCCGTGTCGATGCGCCAGATCGCCAGCGAGGTCGGGGTGCAGGCCGGCGCGCTGTACAATTACACGCCGGACAAGCAGAGCCTGCTGTTCAGCCTGATGTCGAGCCACATGGAAGAACTGCAGGCAGCCTGGGACGCGGTGCCGCGGGCCGCGGGTGCGATGGAACGGCTGCGGGCCTTTACCGGATTTCATATCCGCTTTCACCTGGAGCGCCCCGATGCTGTGTTCATCGCCTACATGGAGCTGCGCAACCTGACGGAGGAAAACTTCACCGTCATCGAATCGCTGCGCCGCGACTATGAAAACGGGGTGGAGGGGATCCTGAAAGAAGGTGTGGAGCAGGGTGTGTTTGCCATCCCCGACACCAAGATCGCTACGCTTGCAGTGATTGCGATGCTGAACGGGGTCAACACCTGGTACCGGTCCGAAGGGCGGCTCTCGCTGGATGAGGTGGAGCAGGCCTATTGGAATATGGTGCAAAAGGCGCTCAGCGCTTGA
- a CDS encoding GNAT family N-acetyltransferase: protein MSLLNLRTARLRAARWQELTEADLAALFAPKVVQWLPERFQPQDSDRARRDFLAAVAQQAEVIGLCGPDGQGIGLLILSHPEDGGKTRNLGYLFAETAWGQGLASELISGLQAHFSGSGMCLSGGVMLENAASARVLEKAGFTPQPAGRATVYSWCASG, encoded by the coding sequence TTGAGCCTGTTGAACCTGCGGACCGCACGCCTGCGCGCGGCGCGCTGGCAGGAACTGACGGAGGCGGACCTGGCGGCGCTGTTTGCGCCGAAGGTGGTGCAATGGCTGCCGGAAAGGTTCCAGCCGCAGGACAGCGACCGGGCCCGGCGGGATTTCCTGGCCGCGGTGGCGCAGCAGGCTGAGGTGATTGGCTTGTGCGGCCCGGACGGGCAGGGGATCGGGCTGCTGATCCTGTCACATCCGGAGGACGGCGGTAAAACCCGCAACCTTGGCTATTTGTTTGCCGAAACTGCTTGGGGTCAGGGCCTGGCGAGCGAGCTGATCAGCGGCTTGCAGGCCCATTTCAGCGGCAGCGGCATGTGCCTGAGCGGCGGTGTTATGCTGGAAAACGCGGCCTCGGCCCGGGTGCTGGAAAAAGCGGGCTTCACTCCGCAGCCCGCAGGCAGGGCGACGGTCTATAGCTGGTGCGCCAGCGGCTGA
- a CDS encoding antibiotic biosynthesis monooxygenase family protein — protein sequence MIIRVFRATVRDDKIRDFKDFLTNTAVPHVRRQPGLVSVTAGLPRPDSPATFCVVMVWESIDALQAFAGEDWEQPHVLPEEDPMVLNRQIDHYDMIGLLS from the coding sequence ATGATTATCCGGGTGTTCCGTGCCACCGTCCGCGACGACAAGATCAGAGATTTCAAGGACTTCCTGACCAATACCGCCGTGCCGCATGTGCGCCGCCAGCCGGGGCTGGTCTCGGTTACAGCCGGGCTGCCGCGGCCGGATTCGCCCGCGACCTTCTGCGTGGTGATGGTGTGGGAGAGCATCGACGCTCTGCAGGCCTTTGCCGGCGAGGACTGGGAGCAGCCGCATGTGCTGCCGGAAGAGGACCCGATGGTCCTGAACCGCCAGATCGACCACTATGACATGATCGGCCTGCTGAGCTGA
- a CDS encoding pirin family protein, whose protein sequence is MSLRPILETRAAQPHIEGAGVKLHRAFGFQDPSELDPFLLFDDFRNERPEDYLRGFPWHPHRGIETITYVLAGTVEHGDSLGNTGTLGAGDVQWMTAGSGILHQEMPAGNAKGQMHGFQLWGNLPASQKMTAPRYQDVKGTEIPEVIDDDGTRVKVIAGDFWGTRGLVDGIAADPQYLDVYVPAGVRKTLPIDTYRRAFAYVFEGEAAFADASPPQGVLLEKEVAGQEVNIRDLSGDRTLIRFGTGDAITVQAGPEGVRFLLISGAPINEPVAWHGPIVMNTQAELHQAFRDLRNGTFIKPAH, encoded by the coding sequence ATGTCCCTCAGACCCATTCTCGAAACCCGCGCCGCGCAGCCTCACATTGAGGGCGCCGGCGTCAAGCTGCACCGCGCCTTCGGCTTTCAGGATCCGTCGGAGCTGGACCCGTTCCTGCTGTTCGACGACTTCCGCAACGAGCGCCCCGAGGACTACCTGCGCGGCTTCCCCTGGCACCCGCACCGCGGCATCGAGACCATCACCTATGTGCTGGCGGGCACCGTGGAGCATGGCGACTCGCTGGGCAACACCGGCACCCTGGGTGCGGGCGATGTGCAGTGGATGACCGCCGGGTCGGGCATCCTGCATCAGGAAATGCCCGCGGGCAACGCCAAGGGGCAGATGCATGGCTTCCAGCTGTGGGGCAACCTGCCCGCCAGCCAGAAGATGACCGCCCCCCGCTACCAGGACGTGAAGGGCACCGAGATCCCGGAGGTCATCGACGACGACGGCACCCGGGTGAAGGTGATTGCCGGTGACTTCTGGGGCACGCGCGGCCTGGTGGACGGCATTGCCGCCGACCCGCAGTACTTGGATGTCTACGTCCCGGCAGGCGTCAGGAAGACCCTGCCGATCGACACCTACCGCCGCGCGTTCGCCTATGTGTTCGAGGGCGAGGCTGCCTTTGCCGATGCCTCTCCCCCGCAAGGAGTGCTGCTGGAGAAGGAGGTCGCAGGCCAGGAGGTCAACATCCGCGACCTGTCCGGCGACCGCACGCTGATCCGCTTCGGCACCGGCGACGCGATCACCGTGCAGGCAGGCCCCGAGGGCGTGCGCTTCCTGCTGATCTCAGGTGCGCCGATCAATGAGCCCGTCGCCTGGCACGGGCCGATTGTGATGAACACACAGGCCGAACTGCATCAGGCCTTCCGCGACCTGCGCAACGGCACTTTTATAAAGCCCGCGCACTGA